The DNA region CGCCACCGAGACCGCCCAGTACGTCGTCGACACCGCCGTCCAACTCCACGGCGCCCGCGCCCTCCAACGCGGCCACCTCCTCGAACACCTCTACCGCGAGGTCCGCGCCCCCCGCATCTACGAGGGCGCCACAGAGGTCCAGCGCACGATCATCGCGAAGGAGCTCTACCGGGCGGCGGCTGCCGGGGACGGCACTCGGGCGGGCGCCGTGGCCGCCGCCGGGTCGGGCCCGCCGCCCGCGCCTGCCGCGGGCGCGAGCCCGGAGGGTCGCTCGCCGGCGAGCGCCCGGGCCGCCGCCGGGGCGAGCCTCCCGACCACCGCCGCCGGCCCGGGTCCGGCCTCAGGGACCACGATGGCCCCGGCGCCCTCGCCTGCCCCCGCCTCTGTCGAGGGCGCGAGCCCGACCCCCGGACCGGGGGCGGCGAGCGACCCTCCGGCCGCCGCACCGGCCCCGGCGCCCGCGCCCGTCTCGGGCTCCGCCCCCGTCCCGACAGGAGGAGGCACCCTATGAGCCTGCACCGCCACAACCCCGCCGATCTCTCCCCGCCCACCGGCTTCAGCCACGCCGTCACCGCCACCGGCAGCCGGCTCGTCTTCCTGGCCGGCCAGACCAGTCTCGACCGGGACGGCAAGGTGACCGGCGAGACACTCCCCGAGCAGTTCGAGACCGCGCTCACCAACCTGCTCGTGGCGCTGCGCCACGCCGGCGGCTCGCCCGCCGACCTGGCCCGGGTCACCGTGTACGCCACGGACGTCGCCGACTATCGCCACCACGCGCCCGAACTCGGCCGCATCTGGCACCGGTTGGCGGGCCGGGACTATCCGGCGATGGCCGTGATCGGTGTCGTACGGCTGTGGGACGATCAGGCCCTGGTGGAACTGGACGGCTTCGCGGTCGTGGACTGACCCGGCCGCGCACCGACGGCGAACAGGGGGAGAGCCGGCATGCCGGAGATCGAACTGACCGCGGGACCAGTCGCGTACGAGGACACCGGCGGCCCCGGACCCGTGGTCGTCCTCCTCCACGGCCTGGTCCACGACGCCACCGCCTGGCGCGCGGTGACCGCCCGACTCGCCCCGGACCACCGGGTGATCGCGCCCACCCTCCCGTACGGCTCGCACCGCATCGCGCTGCGCCCCGACGTACCGCTCTCGCCCGACTCCGTCGTCGACCTGATCGCCGAACTCCTCGACCGGCTCGACCTGCACGACGTCACCCTCGTCGAGAGCGACTGCGGCCGGGCGCAGACCGTCGCCGTCCGCCACCCCGATCGCCTCGCCCGCCTCGTCCTCATCTCCTGCGAGGCCTTCGACAACTACCCGCCCGGCGTGCCCGGCAAGCTGATCGCGCTCGCCTGCCGCATTCCCGGCGGGGTCTCCCTCCTCGCCCGGGTCCTCGGCCTCAAGGCCCTGCGCCGCCTCCCCGTCGGCTTCGGCGCGCTCACCCGCCGCCCCGTCCCGGACGCGGTCGTCGACGGCTGGCTGCGCCCGCTGCGCACCGACCCGGCGGTCCGGCACGACTTCCGCCGCTACAACCTGGCCGTACGGAAGGACGAACTGCTGCGGGCGGCCGAGGGCCTGCGCTCCTTCGACCGCCCGGCGCTCGTGGTGTGGGCCGCCGACGACCTGATGATGCCGCCCGCGCACGGACGCCGGCTCGCCGCGCTGCTGCCGCGCGGCCGGTACGTGGAGATCGCCGACGCCCGCACACTGATCGCCGAGGACCAGCCGGAACGACTGGCGGCGGAACTGCGCGCGTTCGTCACCGAGCCGCCGGAGACGGCCTCTTGATCAGCGGGCCTTGAACGAGGCCGCTTGATCAACTGGTCGGCCCCGTGGCCGGGGCTTAGTGTCGAAAGGTGGACTGACCGGCCCACGGCTCCCTCCGGTGAGGGCGCGATGCGCCATGACTACCCCCAAGCCGAGCACCCCGCAGCAGACCGCGGTCCCGAAGAAGTCGGGAGACGACGGCAAGGGCATCGCCCTGTTCGTGATCGCCTCGTGTCAGCTGATGGTGGTGCTCGACATCACCATCGTGAACATCGCGCTCCCGCACATCCAGAGCGCGCTCGACTTCTCCACCACGAGCCTGTCGTGGGTGGTCAACGCCTACACCCTGACCTTCGGCGGCCTGCTGCTGCTCGGCGGCCGCGCCGGTGACATCCTCGGGCGCCGCCGGGTCTTCATCTTCGGCGTGCTGCTCTTCGGCCTGGCCTCGCTGCTCGGCGGATTCGCCCAGGAGTCCTGGCAGTTGCTCGCCGCCCGCGCGCTGCAGGGCGTCGGCGGCGCGATCGCGTCCCCGACCTCGCTGTCGCTGATCACGACCACCTTCGACGAGGGCCCCGAACGCAACAGGGCCTTCGGCGTGTTCGCGGGCGTCTCGGCCGGTGGTGGTGCGATCGGTCTGCTCGCCGGCGGAATCCTGGTCGAATGGCTCGACTGGCGCTGGGTGTTCTTCGTCAACGTGCCGATCGCGCTTCTGATCGCCTTCCTCACCCCGCGCCATGTCAAGGAGTCCGAGCGCCATCCCGGCCACTTCGACCTGCTCGGCGCGTTCACCTCGACGCTCGGCATGGTGGCGCTGGTGTACGGGTTCATCCGCGCCGCTCAGGAGGGCTGGCGCGATCCGTACACGATCGCCTCGTTCGGTGCGGCGATCGTGCTCCTGGTGAGCTTCGTGTTCGTCGAGCGGCGCTCGCGGCAGCCGATCACCCCGCTGCACATGTTCGCGGACCGCAACCGGGCGGGCACGTACGGGATCATGCTCTGCCTGGCGGCCTCGATCTTCGGGATGTTCTTCTTCCTGACCCTGTTCGTCCAGGGCGTCCTGGACTTCAGCCCGTTGCGCACGGGCCTGGCCTTCCTGCCGGTCAGCGCCGTGATCGCGGTCCTGGCCGGAGTGACCTCCCAGACCCTGCCCAGGTTCGGGCCGAAGCCCTTCATGGTGATCGGCTCGCTGTGCCTGGCGGCGGGCATGTCCTGGATGAGCCAGGTCGACGTCCACTCCACCTACGCCGGCAGCATCCTCGGCCCGATGCTGATCCTCAGCGCGGGCATGGGCATGATGTTCGTGTCCCTGACCCTGATGGCCCTCTCGGGGGTCGCGCCGGCCGAGGCGGGCGCCGGCTCCGGCCTCCTCAACGCCACCCAGCAGGTCGGCGGCTCCCTCGGCCTCTCCATCCTGGTCACCGTCTTCGGCACCGCCAGCCGCAACGAGGCCGACGTCCAGGTCCCCGCCTTCCTCGCCCAGGCCGGCCCCCTGGAGAAGGCCCAGTTCGCCAAGACCGGCCAACTTCCCCCACCCTTCGGCGACCAGGTCCTGACCAGCGGCGTCACCTCCGGCTTCGTCGTCGCCGCGGTCTTCGCCATCCTCGCCGCGATCATCTCCATCCTCGCCATCAAGGTCCGGCCCTCGGACATGGAACGCCTCAAGGGCGGCGCGATGATGCCGGGCGGGTGACTGAGGCGTAGATCACGGTTTGCCCGTACCCCGCCCGAGACAGCGTGAGGACAGACGAAAGACGTCCGAACGACAGGTGGGGGCAGGCAAGTTGAGCGAGCAGCGACGTATCAGACGGATCTCCCTGACGGTGGCGGCGGCGACGGCGGTCGCCGCCGCCACCGTGTTCCTGACCGCCTCAGGCGACGGCCTCGCGCCGGGCCTGAGCGCGGCCGCCGCGACGGCCGAGCCGACCGAGGGGGACGTCGGCAGCGTGTCGGTCGGCGTCGACAGCGGCGGCACCGTGGGCGTGACCGAAGGCGGGACCGCGGACGGCGGTGTCGACGGGGGCTTCGACAGCGGCGGCACCGTCGGCGTCAGCGAGGGCTCGACCTCGGGCGAGACCACCGGCGGCGTCACCACCGGCGGCGTCGACCCCACGGAGAGCCCCACCCCCACCCCGACGGACTCGGGGGAGCCGCCCACCAGCGGCATCCCGCGTACCGCGGCCGCCTGCTGGAACCCCGACGGCAAGCCGCTCACCGGCACCTTCGTCGCCCTGATCCCTGCCGGCACCCTCCCCAACGGCAACAAGGCGACCCTGGTCGAACTGTCCTTCGCCCCGAAGCCGGACCCGGCCACCGGTGTCCTCACCGACGACCGGATCCTCACCCGCTTCGCCCCGGCCGGCGGCGCCTGGACGGCCGCCGACCCGGTGCCCCTGGAGCTGGACACGAACGCCCTCAAGCCCTTCCGCCCGGTGGTCCCCGGCGCCACCCTCAAGATGCCCGAGATCCGCGTCACCGACGTGAACTGCTGGGACGCCACCGTCTCCGCCCTCGCCGGCACCCTCCGCTTCGGCGGCGACGGCGGCAACGGCGGCCCCGAGGTCAACCTCCCGGTCACCTGGCAGCGCGCGGGCTAGATGTCCCGGAAGATCTCGATCTGCGCGCCCACCGAGTTCAGCCGCTCCGCCAGGTCCTCGTAGCCGCGGTTGATGACGTAGACGTTGCGCAGCACCGAGGTGCCCTCGGCCGCCATCATCGCGAGCAGGACGACCACCGCCGGGCGGAGGGCCGGGGGGCACATCATCTCGGCGGCGCGCCAGCGGGTGGGGCCCTCGACGAGGACGCGGTGGGGGTCGAGGAGCTGGAGGCGGCCGCCGAGGCGGTTGAGGTCGGTGAGGTAGATGGCGCGGTTGTCGTAGACCCAGTCGTGGATCAGGGTCTTGCCCTGGGCAGTCGCCGCGATGGCCGCGAAGAAGGGGACGTTGTCGATGTTGAGGCCCGGGAAGGGCATCGGGTGGATCTTGTCGATCGGCGCCTCCAGCTTGGAGGGGCGGAC from Streptomyces fradiae includes:
- a CDS encoding RidA family protein, whose translation is MSLHRHNPADLSPPTGFSHAVTATGSRLVFLAGQTSLDRDGKVTGETLPEQFETALTNLLVALRHAGGSPADLARVTVYATDVADYRHHAPELGRIWHRLAGRDYPAMAVIGVVRLWDDQALVELDGFAVVD
- a CDS encoding MFS transporter encodes the protein MTTPKPSTPQQTAVPKKSGDDGKGIALFVIASCQLMVVLDITIVNIALPHIQSALDFSTTSLSWVVNAYTLTFGGLLLLGGRAGDILGRRRVFIFGVLLFGLASLLGGFAQESWQLLAARALQGVGGAIASPTSLSLITTTFDEGPERNRAFGVFAGVSAGGGAIGLLAGGILVEWLDWRWVFFVNVPIALLIAFLTPRHVKESERHPGHFDLLGAFTSTLGMVALVYGFIRAAQEGWRDPYTIASFGAAIVLLVSFVFVERRSRQPITPLHMFADRNRAGTYGIMLCLAASIFGMFFFLTLFVQGVLDFSPLRTGLAFLPVSAVIAVLAGVTSQTLPRFGPKPFMVIGSLCLAAGMSWMSQVDVHSTYAGSILGPMLILSAGMGMMFVSLTLMALSGVAPAEAGAGSGLLNATQQVGGSLGLSILVTVFGTASRNEADVQVPAFLAQAGPLEKAQFAKTGQLPPPFGDQVLTSGVTSGFVVAAVFAILAAIISILAIKVRPSDMERLKGGAMMPGG
- a CDS encoding alpha/beta fold hydrolase, with amino-acid sequence MPEIELTAGPVAYEDTGGPGPVVVLLHGLVHDATAWRAVTARLAPDHRVIAPTLPYGSHRIALRPDVPLSPDSVVDLIAELLDRLDLHDVTLVESDCGRAQTVAVRHPDRLARLVLISCEAFDNYPPGVPGKLIALACRIPGGVSLLARVLGLKALRRLPVGFGALTRRPVPDAVVDGWLRPLRTDPAVRHDFRRYNLAVRKDELLRAAEGLRSFDRPALVVWAADDLMMPPAHGRRLAALLPRGRYVEIADARTLIAEDQPERLAAELRAFVTEPPETAS